The genomic DNA ACCTACACGTACGTTACATGGTCTCTGTGCGAACGTCAGGTTGGTGTGCACACCGACCCGATGCATGATTCGCAGAGTTGCCTTGGCCTCGCCGCGGTACACACTGCATTATTCGCGCCTTGACAAAAGCCTGTACGCCCGGCCTCTCGCGCACACACATTCCGCGGCGTACGCCATcacgcgtcgccgtcgccgccgcccctaaTCATACCTGAGCTAACAACCCCAAAGGACCCCCcgccttttcttctccttttccccCTTGGGTTAATCCCTTCGTCCGCAGAGCACGCACAAAGCCGCAAACTGGCTGAGCACCAATGGAGAAACGGATAATCAAAGGAGTACACATCTATCGGAGCAAGGAAGGTAACTAGCTAGCTTCCGGTGTATCACGCGCCATGCGTTGCCCTCACAGCTCGATTATTATCCTCTCGCCGTCGGCCCCGTGACTTCCCCGGGGATGGATGACTTGCGATCCGGATCGGGCGCGCGAACGGAGCAGTTCTCGTGCCACAAGCATGGCAACATGCCGTCGATCAGTGGCGTCCGAATCTCCCACCTCAGCCTGCCCGCCAGATTAGGGGATAGCGACGGAGCTCGATCTGCCAGCCAAATAACCCGTCTGGCTGCAGCCTAGCAAGCTAGGGCAGCGCGGCGCGATGTGTGGCAGCTCTCTCCGTGTGACACGACGTGGGGATCGATCGCGGGCGCGCGCGGCTGTCAACAGCGGCTTCTCCTTTGCTAGCCACCACCAGCACTCCCtcctggcctcctcctcctcgtccccctCCCCAGCTGACACCTCTCTATAAAAGGACCCGGCCGGCCGGAGACCCAGCACGCTCAAGACATCGGAGTAGGTCTTTGCTTTCTTCGGTTCCGTGTCACTGCATCTCCTGTAGCTCAAAAAGCAAACCGGCAGGCTGCAAGAAAGTAGTCGAGTCTGCTTGCTTGTCCATCATATCTAGTGTGTGTGCGCTTCAGTTCATAAAGCTACAGAGCCTATATATATAGGTCGGTTATTTGCAGCCCGGCCAGCACAAAAGGAAAGAATCATCCATCGATCGGTAGCCGCCGGCGCAGAGGGAGAGGGATGGGGCTGAGGGAGGTCGAGTCCACATTGCCGCCGGGGTTCAGGTTCTACCCCAGTGACGAGGAGCTCGTCTGCCACTACCTCTACAAGAAGGTGGCCAACGAGCGCGCCGCTCAGGGGACGCTGGTTGAGGTCGACCTGCACGCGCGCGAGCCATGGGAGCTTCCAGGTgatcatctctctccctctttctctctctctctctctctctctctctccagctAGCCCCCCTGACGATGTTCATCTCTTCAATTCCACGACCGTGTCTCTCTCACGATTGTTGTTCTAAGAATCTATAAGCTTCGGATGGATGCCTCTTAGCGAGGTGTTCGTTCGTTGTACTACTGTTCGTGCTAATCCTTAGTAGTCCGTCCAGTACACCGATATATTGACAGATTTGAGAATAGGACGTTGGCGTTTCTGTGCAAGCTGATAGAGGTCTAATCACAATTATTAACATGATTGAAGGAGGTACTTAtaggaaagaaaacaaaagggatATATGTATATGGCCTTTGTTGATGATGCCATGTATAGGTTAGCATGGCTTCCGTTAAAGGTATCTAGCATTATTGGTGCCCTTGGTGGTGGCAACAAGCAACAAAGATAAGGCTGAGTGCATCACCTGGTGCAAAGGCCGGAACATGTGTCCATATATCTAAAACAAGCAACAAGCAAATGTGTCTTTCTTTTTACATGTGTTTGTATGTTAAATTCACTGAAACTTGCGTGTTCATTTAACGTATACCGTTATTCAACATTACTCGTAGATTCAAAAAACAAGCTAACAGACCCACtttatcaaataaaaaaaataacgcAAACAAAATTTGGAGacgttcttcttctttttttctttttcttagtgTGGGCGCTTCACTGATACTGATTGGACTAGTCACATGTTGATGTTCGTGGAGTTATGTCAATCCCCTTAACTAATGTTCCATATGCATCTGCAATAATGGTCCTTAATCAATATATATTCCATATGCATCCGGTGTAATCTCTGTCACCAATTAATGAACTAACTCATCCCAGCAACGCAAGCGTGTCTCTGGCTTACTCGTCAGTCGTCACCATCTTGATGTTGCCCTTCAATCCAGTCCACTTCCTAGCTACGTCACACACGAGTAACAGTCACGATTCTTTCTTTTCAGTTCCTTCAAAGCTTCACTTTCCTGTATGTAGTCCATCACTCATCTCAAACATTACAGCTACAAACTCATCGAAAATGCATTGTTCATGCTTAATTGGCACTAATTTGCTATATGGTCTCTCTCGTCAGACGCGGCGAAGCTGACAGCGAGCGAGTGGTACTTCTTCAGCTTCAGGGACCGCAAGTACGCGACGGGGTCGCGCACGAACCGCGCCACCAAGACGGGGTACTGGAAGGCCACGGGCAAGGACCGGGAGGTGCGCAGCCCGGCGCCGTCGGGCTCCGTCGTCGGCATGAGGAAGACGCTCGTCTTCTACCAGGGCCGCGCCCCCAACGGCGTCAAGTCCTGCTGGGTCATGCACGAGTTCCGCCTCGACTCGCCGCATACGCCACCCAAGGTACGCgtgcaccggccggccgccgcgcgcgtcaACTCAGATCGGTTGCCGCCCCAGCCGCAGCACACCACCACGCTAACTAACTTGGGTGTGCGCGTTCCTGTGCAGGAGGACTGGGTGCTCTGCAGGGTGTTCCAGAAGAGGAAGGACAGCGAGCAGGACAACGCCGCCGGGTCCTCCTCGCCGACCTTCGCCGGCAGCTCatcgcaggcggcggcgctgccggaCGACCCGCCCATGATGGACGCGTACGTTGTCGACCAGACGGGCTCCTCCGCCGGCTTCGCGCCGCCGCAGGAGAACGTCGTCGGTGGCTTCGACCCGTTGATGTGGCAGTACAACTCGGTCCTCGGCCACTTCCCGCAGGAAGTGACCAGCTCGCCGATGATGGGGATGGGTCTAGGCTCCGGCGGAGTGGGAGACGGGTGCGGCCTCTTCTACGACACCGGCTTTGATGACACGGCGAACATTGGGGG from Setaria italica strain Yugu1 chromosome VII, Setaria_italica_v2.0, whole genome shotgun sequence includes the following:
- the LOC101783303 gene encoding NAC domain-containing protein 21/22, with amino-acid sequence MGLREVESTLPPGFRFYPSDEELVCHYLYKKVANERAAQGTLVEVDLHAREPWELPDAAKLTASEWYFFSFRDRKYATGSRTNRATKTGYWKATGKDREVRSPAPSGSVVGMRKTLVFYQGRAPNGVKSCWVMHEFRLDSPHTPPKEDWVLCRVFQKRKDSEQDNAAGSSSPTFAGSSSQAAALPDDPPMMDAYVVDQTGSSAGFAPPQENVVGGFDPLMWQYNSVLGHFPQEVTSSPMMGMGLGSGGVGDGCGLFYDTGFDDTANIGGMGFPQGWMG